One Sphingobacteriales bacterium genomic region harbors:
- the ruvC gene encoding crossover junction endodeoxyribonuclease RuvC, translating to MGYGLIRCDGKKVELMQFGVVNLSKVKDNMLKLKMIFERSLHLIEQYKPDELAIESQFYGKNVQSMLKLGRAQGTSIAAALYRDIPIFEYAPKRIKQAITGNGNASKEQVAAMLTRLLNITEVPEFLDATDGLAVAMAHYFTGNKPDFSDGKSYSSWESFITSNPDRIKNRD from the coding sequence ATGGGTTATGGCCTGATCAGATGTGACGGAAAAAAAGTGGAGTTGATGCAGTTTGGGGTAGTGAATCTTTCCAAGGTGAAAGATAACATGCTGAAGCTTAAAATGATATTTGAGCGTTCCCTGCACCTGATCGAGCAATATAAACCTGATGAGTTGGCTATTGAATCTCAGTTTTATGGCAAAAATGTACAGTCAATGTTGAAATTAGGGCGAGCACAGGGAACTTCCATAGCAGCAGCTTTGTATCGGGATATACCTATTTTTGAATACGCTCCGAAACGCATCAAACAAGCCATTACAGGAAACGGAAACGCCTCAAAGGAGCAGGTAGCTGCCATGCTTACCCGCTTGTTAAACATTACCGAAGTTCCTGAATTTCTTGACGCTACAGACGGACTTGCCGTGGCTATGGCTCATTATTTTACAGGGAATAAACCAGATTTCAGTGATGGTAAATCTTATTCCTCATGGGAATCGTTTATCACCAGCAATCCTGACAGAATCAAAAACAGAGATTGA
- a CDS encoding YebC/PmpR family DNA-binding transcriptional regulator, which yields MSGHSKWSTIKRKKGAKDAARSKVFSKLIKEIQIAVRLGGPDPEANPRLRLAIQNGKMENLPKENIERAIKKASGADSEAYEEVVYEGYGPHGVAIMVECTTDNTNRTVSNVRSYFNKFGGSLGKTGSLEYIFDQLGVFTFKKGKINLEDIELDLIDAGADDIETDEEYITVYCARENFGNMQKKLEDLKIDLENAGLKRIPNNTKTLSVAEFQSVMKLIDMLENDDDVQNVYHNIELTDELVASMDE from the coding sequence ATGTCAGGACATAGTAAGTGGTCAACCATAAAAAGAAAGAAGGGAGCGAAAGATGCTGCCCGTTCAAAGGTTTTTTCAAAACTGATCAAAGAAATACAAATAGCGGTCAGGTTGGGAGGCCCCGACCCGGAAGCTAATCCGCGTTTAAGGTTGGCAATTCAGAATGGAAAAATGGAAAATCTCCCGAAAGAAAACATTGAACGGGCTATTAAAAAAGCATCAGGCGCTGATTCTGAGGCTTACGAAGAAGTAGTGTATGAAGGCTATGGCCCGCACGGGGTCGCTATCATGGTGGAATGTACAACTGACAACACCAACCGAACCGTATCTAATGTGCGTTCGTATTTTAATAAATTTGGCGGAAGTCTTGGAAAAACAGGCTCACTGGAATATATTTTCGATCAGTTGGGGGTTTTTACCTTTAAAAAGGGGAAAATCAACCTCGAGGATATTGAACTCGACCTGATTGATGCCGGTGCAGATGATATTGAAACCGATGAGGAATACATTACAGTTTACTGTGCCCGCGAAAACTTTGGGAATATGCAGAAAAAACTGGAAGACCTTAAGATTGACCTTGAAAATGCAGGCCTGAAACGGATACCCAACAACACGAAAACACTCTCTGTTGCTGAATTTCAGTCAGTGATGAAGCTGATCGATATGCTTGAAAATGATGATGACGTTCAGAATGTTTATCATAACATCGAGCTAACCGATGAATTGGTGGCAAGTATGGATGAGTGA